The Candidatus Omnitrophota bacterium nucleotide sequence AGGAGCTAAAAGACCCCCGCATAGGCTTCATCACTGTAACGAGGGTCGAGGTGACGCCGGATATAAGGAATGCGAAGGTCTATTTCAGTTTATTGGGCGGGAAAGAAGATAAGGAAAACGCGGCCGAAGGCCTTAATTCGGCGGCGGGTTTCATCCGCAAGACGCTCGGGGAGAGGATGAGGTTCAAGTTCGTGCCCGAACTGCTTTTCAGGCTCGATGAGTCTGCGGAATACAGCATCCATCTGAACGAGATCTTCGAAAAGATACACAAGGAGAAGGAGAATAAAAATGAGCCTTCCTAAAGTCGTAAACGCGATACGCAGGCATAAGAAGTTCCTTATCTCGGGCCATGTCGACCCGGAGGCGGACGCTATCGGTTCCCAGCTGGCGATTGCGAGCCTCATAAAGCGCCTGGGCAAAGACCCGACAATCATAGACCAGGACTCTCCGCCGATATCCTGTG carries:
- the rbfA gene encoding 30S ribosome-binding factor RbfA; the protein is MGIRPERIASEMRDVISVIISEELKDPRIGFITVTRVEVTPDIRNAKVYFSLLGGKEDKENAAEGLNSAAGFIRKTLGERMRFKFVPELLFRLDESAEYSIHLNEIFEKIHKEKENKNEPS